In Electrophorus electricus isolate fEleEle1 chromosome 1, fEleEle1.pri, whole genome shotgun sequence, a single window of DNA contains:
- the LOC113580338 gene encoding urotensin-2 receptor has translation MSLGSNGSVPTTAGPSSGGGGAPWVTPLLGSTLVAMCVLGAAGNLYTLAVTRSAALRRAGSMRVFIINLAAADLLYLATIPFVVCTYFARDWFFGETGCRLLLSLDLLTMHASVFVLVAMSLERYRAVATPFGARRPPGRRHWLAALGVWAAATALTLPMMVMIQLREGRPGAGGLVKRICYPTWKPEAFRAYLTLLFFTSMLVPGLVMGGLYTGLAHHYWVAQANLVRGGSGRGGTALSRLRRQLKYRVVGMVFSIVVAHWVCFLPFWAWQLAKLFSPEALRSLSHAAHTYLNFFVTCLTYGNSCVNPLLYTLLTRNYRDYLAQRGQNSGSSRAEQASAPPANHAAQDSETT, from the coding sequence ATGAGCCTCGGTTCCAACGGCAGCGTCCCCACCACGGCAGGCCCAAGCTCGGGCGGGGGAGGTGCTCCATGGGTGACGCCGCTCCTGGGCTCCACCCTGGTGGCCATGTGCGTGCTGGGCGCGGCGGGCAACCTGTACACGCTGGCAGTGACGCGCTCGGCGGCCCTGCGGCGCGCGGGGTCCATGCGCGTCTTCATCATCAACCTGGCAGCGGCCGACCTGCTATACCTGGCTACCATCCCGTTCGTGGTGTGCACCTACTTCGCCCGTGACTGGTTCTTCGGCGAGACGGGCTGCCGCCTGCTGCTCAGCCTGGACCTGCTCACCATGCATGCCAGCGTCTTCGTCCTGGTGGCCATGAGCCTGGAGCGCTACCGGGCCGTGGCGACGCCCTTCGGTGCCCGCCGCCCACCCGGCCGTCGCCACTGGCTGGCGGCGCTGGGCGTGTGGGCGGCGGCCACGGCGCTCACTCTTCCCATGATGGTGATGATCCAGCTGCGCGAGGGTCGTCCGGGTGCCGGTGGCCTCGTCAAGCGCATCTGCTACCCCACGTGGAAGCCCGAGGCCTTCAGGGCCTACCTGACGCTCCTCTTCTTCACCAGCATGCTGGTGCCGGGTCTGGTAATGGGGGGGCTATACACCGGCCTGGCACATCACTACTGGGTGGCCCAGGCAAACCTGGTGCGCGGAGGCTCAGGGCGTGGAGGCACGGCGCTCTCCCGGCTGCGGCGGCAGCTCAAGTACAGAGTAGTGGGCATGGTCTTCAGCATTGTGGTGGCCCACTGGGTCTGCTTCCTGCCCTTCTGGGCCTGGCAGCTGGCCAAGCTTTTCTCGCCCGAGGCCCTGCGCTCGCTCTCGCATGCCGCTCACACCTACCTAAACTTCTTCGTCACCTGCCTGACGTATGGGAACAGCTGCGTGAACCCGCTCCTCTACACGCTGCTCACCCGGAACTACAGGGACTACCTGGCCCAGAGGGGGCAGAACTCTGGCTCTAGCCGCGCGGAACAGGCCTCAGCGCCCCCGGCCAACCACGCCGCCCAGGACTCGGAGACGACGTAG